A single genomic interval of Bradyrhizobium japonicum USDA 6 harbors:
- a CDS encoding HWE histidine kinase domain-containing protein, whose protein sequence is MNEAVNLTNCDREPIHIPGSVQPFGFLLTVLSDFTICMASDNVGSFLGTDVADLLQQPLSRVISEAAVQTIRSRVDHLSGPDTTERMFGVELQPGKPPCDLSIHFSGAYLVIEAEPSVSEPGVNSGELVRLMLERIRKTRGMTELAREAARQLKVLTGFDRVMVYQFHPDGSGEVIAEAAEAGLERFLGLHYPASDIPKQARILYQRNWLRIIADINSTPAALFSTATHNAGLLDLSMSVLRSVSPIHIEYLRNMGVGASMSVSILRDGKLWGLFACHHYSPRYISFEKRTASELFGQMFSWIVEGREREGNVAYEMRAHQVQERLIETAASHEHSRRAIVDFLGDYRGMIDCDGVAVWSDNKIALQGQTPTEDEVKELVAFINRTSPGRIFASAEIAKVYAAGQSFRDRAAGFLAIPISRTPRDCLIFFRREVVRSVNWAGAPDKVYDEGPNGPRLTPRKSFELWQETVAGQSKPWSTADIRIAESLRVTLLEVILQLSDLAARERRGAQERQELMIAELNHRVRNILSLVRALVAQSKDTATSVEEFAGVLGGRVQALARAHDQITNLNWAPVALRSLVESEAGAYLGARAGRVKMGGPDVALDPKAFATLALVVHEMMTNSAKYGALADSTGQVEVVWRLDPNSSLEIEWKESGGPPVQPPSRRGFGTTIIERSVPFDLKGEAEIRFDLLGVQAKFVIPPNFVELVPSIAGAAMRVEEQQPARPRISETALIVEDNLIIAMAAEVILLDLGARHVDTAASVDQALRAIERTRPGFALLDLNLGNESSIKVAQKLKEIGVPFMFATGYGERAPIPEELASAPVVQKPYTLEVVENALGKLQGTVAQ, encoded by the coding sequence ATGAACGAGGCGGTCAATCTCACCAATTGCGATCGCGAGCCGATCCACATCCCCGGCAGCGTCCAGCCGTTCGGCTTCCTGCTGACGGTGCTGTCGGATTTCACGATCTGCATGGCCTCCGACAATGTCGGCAGCTTTCTCGGGACTGACGTCGCCGACCTGCTGCAGCAGCCGCTGTCGCGCGTCATCTCGGAAGCCGCCGTCCAGACCATTCGCAGCCGCGTCGATCATCTCAGCGGCCCCGATACGACCGAGCGCATGTTCGGTGTCGAGCTCCAGCCCGGCAAGCCGCCTTGCGATCTCTCCATCCACTTCTCCGGCGCCTATCTGGTCATCGAGGCGGAGCCCAGCGTCAGCGAGCCCGGCGTCAATTCCGGCGAGCTCGTCCGCCTGATGCTGGAGCGAATCCGCAAGACCCGCGGCATGACCGAGCTCGCCCGCGAGGCAGCGCGCCAGCTCAAGGTCCTGACCGGGTTCGACCGCGTCATGGTCTATCAGTTTCACCCGGACGGATCGGGGGAAGTGATTGCTGAAGCTGCGGAAGCCGGCCTCGAACGGTTCCTCGGCCTGCACTATCCGGCCTCCGACATCCCCAAGCAGGCCCGCATCCTTTATCAGCGCAACTGGCTGCGCATCATCGCCGATATCAATTCGACACCGGCCGCGTTGTTTTCGACGGCCACGCACAATGCGGGGCTGCTCGATCTCTCCATGAGCGTGCTGCGCTCGGTCTCCCCGATCCACATCGAATATTTGCGCAACATGGGCGTCGGGGCCTCGATGTCGGTGTCGATCCTGCGCGACGGCAAGCTGTGGGGCCTGTTCGCCTGCCACCATTATTCGCCGCGCTACATCTCGTTCGAGAAGCGCACCGCGTCCGAGCTGTTCGGGCAGATGTTCTCCTGGATCGTGGAGGGGCGCGAACGCGAGGGCAATGTCGCCTATGAGATGCGCGCTCACCAGGTGCAGGAGCGGTTGATCGAGACCGCGGCCTCGCACGAGCACAGCCGGCGCGCGATCGTCGACTTCCTCGGCGACTATCGCGGGATGATCGATTGCGACGGCGTGGCGGTGTGGTCCGACAACAAGATCGCGCTTCAGGGCCAGACGCCGACCGAGGACGAGGTGAAGGAGCTGGTCGCCTTCATCAACCGGACCTCGCCGGGACGGATTTTCGCCAGTGCCGAGATTGCCAAGGTCTATGCCGCCGGCCAGTCCTTTCGCGACCGCGCGGCGGGATTTCTCGCCATTCCGATCTCGCGGACTCCGCGCGATTGCCTGATCTTCTTCCGGCGCGAGGTCGTGCGCTCGGTGAACTGGGCCGGCGCGCCCGACAAGGTCTATGACGAGGGTCCGAACGGACCGCGGCTGACGCCGCGCAAGAGCTTTGAGCTCTGGCAGGAAACGGTGGCGGGCCAGTCGAAACCGTGGTCCACGGCCGACATCCGCATCGCCGAGAGCCTGCGCGTCACGCTGCTCGAAGTGATCCTGCAACTGTCCGACCTTGCCGCCCGCGAGCGTCGCGGCGCACAGGAGCGGCAGGAGCTGATGATCGCCGAGCTCAATCACCGCGTCCGCAACATTTTGAGCCTCGTCCGCGCGCTGGTCGCGCAAAGCAAGGACACCGCGACTTCGGTCGAGGAGTTCGCCGGCGTGCTCGGCGGCCGCGTCCAGGCCTTGGCCCGTGCCCACGACCAGATCACCAATCTGAACTGGGCGCCGGTTGCGCTGCGCTCGCTGGTCGAGTCCGAGGCCGGCGCCTATCTCGGCGCGCGTGCCGGCCGCGTGAAGATGGGCGGGCCCGACGTCGCGCTCGATCCCAAGGCGTTCGCGACGCTGGCGCTGGTCGTGCACGAGATGATGACCAATTCCGCCAAATACGGTGCGCTCGCGGATTCCACCGGCCAGGTCGAGGTGGTCTGGCGGCTCGATCCGAATTCGAGCCTCGAGATCGAGTGGAAGGAGAGCGGCGGGCCGCCGGTGCAGCCGCCGTCGCGCCGCGGCTTCGGCACCACCATCATCGAGCGCTCGGTGCCGTTCGACCTCAAGGGCGAAGCCGAAATCCGCTTCGACCTGCTGGGCGTCCAGGCCAAATTCGTCATCCCGCCCAATTTCGTCGAACTGGTACCATCAATCGCAGGAGCCGCCATGCGCGTCGAGGAGCAGCAGCCCGCCCGTCCGCGAATTTCCGAGACGGCACTGATCGTCGAGGACAATCTGATCATCGCCATGGCGGCGGAAGTCATCCTGCTCGATCTCGGGGCCCGCCATGTCGATACTGCGGCGAGCGTCGACCAGGCGTTGCGCGCGATCGAGCGCACGCGTCCGGGTTTTGCGCTGCTCGATCTCAACCTCGGCAACGAGAGCAGCATCAAGGTTGCGCAGAAGCTGAAGGAGATCGGCGTGCCCTTCATGTTCGCGACCGGCTATGGCGAGCGCGCGCCGATCCCGGAGGAGCTGGCGTCCGCGCCGGTGGTCCAAAAGCCGTACACGCTGGAAGTCGTCGAGAACGCGCTCGGCAAGTTGCAGGGGACGGTCGCCCAATAG
- a CDS encoding LysR family transcriptional regulator, which produces MNLNSLDLNLLTALDALLREANVSRAALRIGLSQPAASHALQRLRDIFGDPLLVRTGARMELTPRAQALRAPLAQALDQVRGLFMPDDFDAARSERQFRLMMPDLAVELLMPPLMEKVTRAAPNVRIDVVPWRGPAIFHAEFARTIDLVISIGNAFKGFHRQLLYTDSDALAVRRGHPMAAKLKRRETFLAARHIGVIIRGQPEDLIDTWLRTKGIERHISLVVSGYLEALHVAARTDLVAFVPRRLIAALSKQLGLVALTPPLDPGIDEQFMFHPTRAQMDPGSIWLRQLMLETGRELEQAKRKLS; this is translated from the coding sequence ATGAATTTGAATTCGCTTGACCTCAATCTCCTGACCGCGCTCGACGCGCTGCTGCGCGAGGCCAATGTCAGCCGGGCCGCGCTTCGGATCGGGCTGTCGCAGCCGGCCGCGAGCCACGCGTTGCAGCGCCTGCGCGACATCTTCGGCGATCCGCTGCTGGTGCGCACCGGCGCCCGCATGGAGCTGACGCCGCGGGCGCAAGCGCTCCGCGCACCGCTGGCCCAGGCACTCGACCAGGTGCGCGGGCTGTTCATGCCCGACGACTTCGACGCCGCGCGCAGCGAGCGACAATTCCGCCTGATGATGCCGGATCTCGCCGTCGAGCTGCTGATGCCGCCCTTGATGGAGAAGGTGACGCGGGCCGCGCCCAACGTCCGCATCGACGTCGTACCGTGGCGGGGCCCCGCGATCTTTCACGCCGAGTTCGCCCGCACCATCGACCTCGTGATCTCGATAGGCAACGCCTTCAAGGGCTTTCACCGCCAGTTGCTCTACACCGACAGCGACGCGCTGGCGGTGCGGCGCGGCCATCCCATGGCTGCGAAGCTGAAGCGGCGCGAGACGTTCCTGGCGGCACGCCATATCGGCGTGATCATCCGCGGCCAACCGGAGGATCTCATCGACACCTGGCTGCGGACCAAGGGCATCGAGCGGCACATTTCGCTGGTGGTGTCAGGCTATCTCGAAGCGCTGCACGTCGCCGCCCGCACCGACCTCGTCGCCTTCGTGCCGCGCCGGCTGATCGCGGCGCTGTCGAAGCAGCTCGGCCTCGTCGCGCTGACGCCGCCGCTCGATCCCGGGATCGACGAGCAGTTCATGTTCCATCCGACCCGCGCACAGATGGATCCGGGCTCGATCTGGCTGCGGCAGCTGATGCTGGAGACGGGGCGGGAATTGGAGCAAGCCAAGCGCAAGCTATCGTAG
- a CDS encoding biliverdin-producing heme oxygenase produces the protein MLAGVSDVSTQVGRSFSGLRERLRDATANAHRELDAQLSSFDLTVLSGYRRFLQASAGALLPLEAALVQAGVARMFPDWRERARSAAIATDLAQLGSAAQSTVSVPPLTRSGVLGTLYVLEGSRLGAKFLLKAVADAGDPRIGEATAYLSHGAGKRLWQSFLAKLQNDEACDEDEAIESARVAFAAFEQAADRA, from the coding sequence ATGCTGGCTGGGGTTTCGGACGTTTCAACACAGGTGGGCCGCAGCTTTTCCGGACTCCGCGAGCGATTGAGAGATGCGACTGCGAATGCGCACCGGGAGCTCGATGCGCAGCTTTCGTCGTTCGACCTCACAGTCCTGTCCGGTTACCGCCGCTTCCTGCAAGCCAGCGCCGGTGCACTTCTTCCGCTCGAAGCTGCGCTCGTGCAGGCTGGCGTCGCCAGGATGTTTCCGGATTGGCGGGAGCGGGCGCGTAGCGCCGCGATCGCGACCGATCTCGCGCAGCTCGGCAGCGCCGCGCAATCCACCGTGTCCGTGCCACCGCTGACGCGCAGTGGCGTGCTCGGCACGTTGTATGTTCTGGAGGGCTCCCGTCTCGGCGCAAAGTTTCTGCTGAAGGCGGTCGCGGATGCGGGCGATCCGCGCATCGGCGAGGCCACCGCCTATCTCAGCCATGGCGCGGGCAAACGGCTCTGGCAGAGCTTTCTGGCGAAGCTTCAAAACGACGAGGCATGCGACGAGGACGAGGCGATCGAGTCGGCACGTGTCGCTTTCGCGGCCTTCGAGCAGGCGGCGGACCGCGCATGA
- a CDS encoding DUF1127 domain-containing protein — protein MVVSIWRRLAAIVHVRRERSRARYQLAAMSDRELQDCGMTRAEIAYELRRPVRRS, from the coding sequence ATGGTCGTGTCGATCTGGCGCAGGCTGGCAGCGATTGTCCATGTCAGGCGCGAACGGTCGCGAGCCCGGTACCAGCTCGCCGCCATGAGCGACCGGGAGCTTCAGGACTGCGGCATGACCCGGGCGGAGATCGCGTACGAACTGAGGAGACCGGTGCGACGGAGTTAG
- a CDS encoding nuclear transport factor 2 family protein yields MSASANKKLMQDIFAAAANPDPAARDRALFTASLADDARWVVTGQYSWSRTFTGKEAILGDLHGYVRTRLRDRTRTVAHRFIADGDVVVVEAKGDNVTSEGVRYDNDYCLVFRLEDGKIKEIREYCDSTLTEKALGPFPQTPVRAAS; encoded by the coding sequence ATGAGCGCGAGCGCCAACAAGAAACTGATGCAGGATATCTTTGCCGCCGCCGCCAATCCCGATCCGGCCGCGCGCGACCGGGCCCTGTTCACCGCGAGCCTTGCCGACGATGCCAGATGGGTCGTGACCGGCCAGTATTCCTGGTCGCGCACCTTCACCGGCAAGGAGGCGATCCTTGGCGATCTGCACGGTTATGTGCGTACCCGCTTGCGCGACCGGACCCGCACCGTAGCTCACCGTTTCATCGCCGACGGCGACGTCGTCGTGGTGGAAGCCAAGGGCGACAACGTCACGTCCGAGGGCGTTCGCTATGACAACGACTACTGCCTGGTGTTTCGCCTCGAGGACGGGAAGATCAAGGAGATCCGCGAATATTGCGACTCGACCCTGACCGAGAAGGCGCTCGGTCCGTTTCCGCAGACGCCCGTGAGGGCCGCGAGCTGA